The following proteins are encoded in a genomic region of Alphaproteobacteria bacterium:
- a CDS encoding DUF3309 family protein — protein MTLGTFLIILLIIALLGGFSGRFGGYGYGYGHGGVGVLGTVLIVLVVLALLGKI, from the coding sequence ATGACGCTCGGAACATTCCTGATCATCTTGCTGATCATCGCGTTGCTCGGCGGGTTCAGCGGCCGCTTCGGCGGCTACGGCTATGGCTACGGCCATGGCGGCGTGGGCGTGCTCGGCACGGTGTTGATCGTGCTCGTCGTGCTCGCCTTGCTCGGAAAGATATGA